In Sphingobacterium sp. PCS056, the following proteins share a genomic window:
- a CDS encoding UvrD-helicase domain-containing protein — protein MIEIQIAGAGAGKTYNLSEKIIKFHEDNDSHKLIYAITYTNAAKNKINDQIMKRLGYIPDQVRIETVHSFFLNEIIYPYSHFTISEVYNNAVAHSLPTVHAYKYKKIRLLKEKYIIHSESVFNKAKMIIDRSNSKHGNKAKKAKVDFVNSHIAAKISHIFIDEAQDLDGDALCVFKILGANEIAVFMIGDPKQAIKFPGVFRDFIKQAIGKDFSVLSNNNFTKRVPVEILKLSNELCLSDEKQTNTSGKVGRVGYIKSSNRNYHSIIDHYKSMGNLVYIEEKQGCYDTHSSRHLFLPMSIEEKLIDIAINRDLDGRLFVSSILSEIAERLNNNSSKQIIAWLSRYSDLRLEKKEYAELIQHLQQLLDVIKSSKYVVSSIDAVKGLESEVCIFILNQTMYDYITQNILESKYHNKNWNKAYVALTRSCDTLIFALDQELFSRNTIVEVESYLKKAGIDEINFI, from the coding sequence ATGATAGAAATCCAGATCGCAGGTGCCGGTGCCGGTAAGACATATAACTTATCAGAAAAAATCATCAAATTCCACGAGGATAATGATTCACATAAACTGATTTATGCCATTACTTATACCAATGCAGCAAAGAATAAAATAAATGATCAAATTATGAAGAGACTTGGATATATACCGGATCAAGTAAGAATTGAGACAGTTCATAGCTTTTTTCTTAATGAAATAATCTATCCGTATTCTCATTTTACAATTTCAGAGGTTTATAATAATGCTGTTGCGCATTCCCTTCCGACTGTTCATGCCTATAAATATAAGAAAATTAGGTTGTTAAAGGAAAAATATATAATCCACAGCGAATCGGTCTTTAATAAAGCAAAGATGATTATTGATCGCTCGAATAGCAAACATGGAAATAAAGCAAAAAAAGCAAAAGTTGATTTTGTAAATTCTCACATCGCTGCAAAAATCAGCCATATTTTTATTGATGAGGCCCAGGATCTAGATGGGGATGCCTTGTGTGTATTTAAAATTTTGGGCGCGAATGAAATAGCTGTATTTATGATTGGAGATCCTAAGCAGGCTATAAAGTTCCCTGGTGTATTCAGAGATTTTATAAAGCAGGCTATAGGAAAAGATTTCAGTGTTTTATCCAATAATAACTTTACAAAAAGAGTGCCAGTTGAAATTTTAAAATTATCAAACGAACTGTGTTTAAGTGATGAAAAACAGACCAATACTAGTGGAAAAGTCGGTAGGGTAGGTTATATTAAATCGAGTAATAGAAATTATCATTCAATAATTGATCATTACAAATCTATGGGGAATTTAGTTTATATTGAAGAAAAACAGGGGTGCTACGATACACATTCCAGCCGTCATCTTTTCTTACCAATGTCCATAGAAGAAAAATTAATTGACATTGCCATAAACCGAGATTTAGACGGTCGTTTATTCGTATCATCAATCCTTTCAGAGATTGCTGAGCGTCTCAATAATAACTCTTCAAAACAGATAATTGCTTGGCTTTCCAGATATTCTGATCTAAGACTTGAAAAAAAGGAGTATGCTGAACTTATCCAACATTTGCAACAGTTATTGGACGTGATTAAAAGCTCTAAATATGTGGTTTCTAGTATTGACGCAGTAAAAGGATTGGAGTCTGAAGTATGTATTTTCATATTGAATCAGACAATGTATGACTACATCACTCAAAATATTCTAGAATCTAAGTATCACAATAAGAATTGGAATAAAGCATATGTTGCACTGACACGAAGTTGCGATACACTAATATTTGCTTTGGATCAAGAGCTGTTTTCAAGAAATACTATTGTGGAAGTCGAGAGTTACTTAAAAAAAGCAGGTATTGATGAAATTAATTTTATTTAA
- a CDS encoding ATP-dependent nuclease, with product MSLDFNAECVKQFYDKIKSDADDKELSGSIPRIRVTVRFENVGNDHYAKAIVGNWIKTENGNTFYEIQYNYQPKNEKDFLELTKKLIQTSDSNKNDLSLLIPAELYEYSIISTNNFKTIPYNDLKHITINSINAERDDFSESSSMKSNSILTRLLEKKLSKDEKAKIHEAYFGFFKEIKDQDNFKKIFTRDVEFPDLDRFVANIDCIPNLANLKNILSNITLAYGDEFLYQKGLGQRNIIFIILFFQHFKSNKSCFNLSFIEEPESHLSTNNLNLVIDYIKKSVAISGNLFQTIISSHSPQVINKLEFENVIAFSGNMAVSFKNVDSALVKYLSKRPNFDILKLLFSNRIILVEGTTEEMFINTILDLDKNILTNIDVISISQKGYKTFLEIWKKLNEGNTKKIGVIRDYDDQPNAKMEHDAYDNKKTIFVETTKGYTLEDDIVSTGNNCALISKHFGLNNDEQTVSGFLKSSKVDYMFDLCNAMQDGSIVISIPEHITSVLKNLQ from the coding sequence TTGTCGTTAGATTTTAATGCAGAATGCGTTAAACAATTTTATGATAAGATAAAAAGTGATGCTGATGACAAGGAGTTGTCTGGTAGTATTCCAAGAATAAGGGTTACAGTACGATTTGAAAATGTTGGAAATGATCATTATGCCAAAGCTATAGTAGGAAACTGGATAAAAACTGAAAATGGCAATACTTTTTATGAAATTCAGTACAATTACCAACCTAAAAACGAGAAAGACTTTCTTGAATTGACAAAGAAGCTTATACAGACTAGTGATTCAAATAAGAATGATCTCTCGCTACTGATACCTGCAGAACTTTATGAGTATTCGATAATCTCTACTAATAATTTTAAGACTATTCCTTACAACGATCTTAAACATATTACTATAAACTCTATCAATGCTGAACGGGATGATTTCTCGGAATCAAGTTCTATGAAATCAAATAGTATTTTGACGCGTTTGTTGGAAAAGAAGCTTAGTAAAGATGAAAAAGCTAAGATTCACGAGGCTTACTTTGGATTTTTTAAAGAGATTAAAGATCAGGATAATTTTAAAAAGATATTTACACGGGATGTGGAATTTCCTGATCTGGATCGGTTTGTTGCCAATATTGACTGTATACCAAATCTTGCGAATCTGAAAAATATATTGTCTAATATTACCTTGGCTTATGGTGACGAGTTTTTATATCAAAAGGGGCTTGGCCAGCGAAATATTATTTTCATTATATTATTTTTTCAACATTTTAAAAGTAATAAGTCCTGTTTTAATTTAAGCTTTATCGAAGAACCAGAATCGCATCTTAGCACGAATAATTTAAATTTGGTAATTGATTACATTAAGAAAAGTGTAGCGATCAGCGGCAATCTGTTTCAGACGATAATATCAAGTCATTCTCCTCAGGTAATTAATAAGCTTGAATTTGAAAATGTAATTGCTTTCTCTGGAAATATGGCTGTCTCTTTTAAAAATGTGGATAGTGCGTTGGTAAAATATTTATCGAAACGTCCCAATTTTGATATATTGAAATTGTTATTTTCCAATAGGATAATTCTAGTGGAAGGAACCACCGAAGAAATGTTTATTAATACAATACTGGATTTAGACAAAAATATCCTAACTAATATTGATGTAATAAGTATTAGCCAAAAAGGATATAAGACTTTTCTTGAAATATGGAAAAAATTAAATGAAGGAAATACTAAGAAAATTGGTGTAATTCGTGATTATGATGATCAACCCAATGCAAAAATGGAGCACGATGCCTACGACAACAAAAAGACTATTTTCGTAGAGACTACAAAAGGATATACGTTGGAAGACGATATTGTTTCCACAGGAAATAACTGTGCACTTATATCAAAACACTTTGGTTTGAATAATGATGAGCAAACGGTCTCAGGTTTTTTAAAATCTAGTAAGGTGGATTATATGTTTGACCTTTGTAATGCGATGCAGGATGGAAGTATAGTAATTTCAATACCTGAACACATAACCTCTGTTTTAAAGAACTTGCAATGA
- a CDS encoding AAA family ATPase, with the protein MIVNYVRIENYRNFKYFETTLNKLAIIIGENDSGKSNFLHALKLPFVQMNLNSEAKIFCR; encoded by the coding sequence ATGATAGTAAACTACGTCCGAATCGAGAATTATAGGAATTTTAAGTATTTTGAAACCACTTTAAATAAGTTGGCCATTATTATAGGTGAAAATGATTCTGGTAAATCTAACTTTCTTCACGCCTTAAAACTTCCTTTTGTTCAAATGAACTTGAATTCAGAAGCAAAAATCTTTTGTCGTTAG
- a CDS encoding HEAT repeat domain-containing protein: MFDFWKFYKGLFSRDNYFDNYWDKFPEGRHLQFKKETLSLLKNNVANKDEKGLANTLAVLCSDGADSDYTDILLQLLDEKWHISEEDIITVLELIKDPQSVNKLYEVALDVPDYDEMRAIAKKCIWALSAVNTPEAVQKLKLLTKVDDPIIKENAIFELEVVLKKK; encoded by the coding sequence ATGTTTGATTTTTGGAAATTTTATAAAGGACTGTTTAGTAGGGATAATTATTTCGACAATTATTGGGATAAGTTCCCTGAGGGGCGACATTTACAGTTTAAAAAAGAAACACTTTCTTTACTGAAAAACAATGTTGCAAATAAAGATGAAAAGGGATTAGCTAATACCTTAGCAGTTCTTTGTAGTGATGGAGCAGACAGCGATTATACAGATATTTTGCTACAACTTTTAGATGAGAAATGGCACATTTCTGAAGAGGACATTATAACCGTTCTTGAATTAATTAAAGACCCTCAAAGTGTGAACAAATTATATGAAGTTGCTCTTGACGTTCCTGATTACGATGAAATGAGAGCTATAGCAAAAAAATGTATATGGGCATTAAGTGCAGTTAATACACCTGAAGCAGTTCAAAAGTTAAAGTTGTTAACAAAAGTTGATGACCCAATTATAAAGGAAAATGCAATATTTGAACTTGAAGTGGTTCTCAAAAAGAAATAA